Within Luteolibacter flavescens, the genomic segment ACCATCTTCATGCACTCGTGATGGTCGTGCAGCTTCGCGACGAGATCCGCGATGGTCGAGCGGTGGAAGAAGCGAACGGAGACGCGGGCTGCATTCGGCGCGAGGCCGAGAATGTAGAATGGGGTCTGCGATTCCCCGTGCTCTTCGTAGCGACCACCGGAGCGCACGGCTTCGAGCAGTTGCTGGATCTGTGCCCGGCGGGTGGGATCCTCGGTTTCTTCCAAGGCCTGCGATCCGCCGGAGAAGATGTCGGCGAAGAGACCTTCGACGATGGTCGGCTTCTCGGTCCAGAAGACGGTCGTGGTGTCGCCGATCCGAATGCGGTGCCTCTTCGACCGCGGGCCCGTGAGCAATGAGTTCAGGGCGGTGCCGTATTGGAATGCGGCTTCTTCGCTGACAGGGGCGTTGAAGCTTTGCGATTTTCCGTACGACTCATAGGCGTTCGCATTGAATGATACGATGGATGCGCCTGCCGCCTGAGATCCGGTGACGCCTTTGATCTTGGGATGAAGTCTCGCGACCGGGCCGACGACGCCTGTTAGAAGACATTGGGAGCTTTCGACATCGCCGTCTTGGGCTTCTTCCGAGTTGGCCCGCCACCACTCTTGAATGCGCTTGGCCTCGTGGACCGGGCGCTTTTCTCCTTGGAGGGAAAAGATTCCGAATCCCGTGCCGACATCATTGAGGATTGGAAACCGGGCAATGTCGTCCGGCGACCATTGTTCGAGGAACCGGCAGACGGCGGAGAAGGAGGGATCATTGATGGCGGACTCGACTTCCAGGTGACGCTGCCGGAGTGCTTCGAAGCGCTTCTGGCCAAATCCATCCGGCTTGTCCTCCGGCTGTCGTCCGAGGAGATAGGTCTGGTTGTCCCACAGCAGTCCCGGATTGATGCCCGCACCGGGAGGCTTCGCCTCTCCGGGGACGAGCATCACGGTGTTCTGGAGCTTGCCCTTCTCGTCCGGACTGCGTGCATCGCTGATGTCGAAGAGGCTCCCATCAGGCCTGAGCACGATGCGGAAGCTGATCTTCTGCGGGGAGAAGCCGGGAGGTGCGATCTCGTATTCGGGATCGGTGGCCAGGCGGTCGTAGAGTTCGTTGAGCGCTTGGAGAATCATGCCTTGGCAGGGAAAGGGAGTTCCGGGATGCGGATGATGCCGTCGGACATCGAGGCGCGGAAGAAGTGCGGGGTGGTGGAGCGGACCTTCTTGGTGGAGCGCTCCTGATCGAACTCGATGTCGTGGAGCATGAAGCCGAGATCCTTTTCACCGAGCAGGCTGGCATCGGGTGCCGGGAGATCGGCCTCGTTCTCGATGAGTTCGAAGCGGACCGGAAACTCGCGGCAACCGAAGTAGGGCTGATGAAACGCCTGGCCCTTGCGCGCGCGGCGCTTGAACATGTCGAGGTGTTTGCCCACGGCCTCGTTCTCCGGGGAAGGCGCGTCGTCCTTTTCCAAGCGGAGATCGAGGACGAGCACGTGAGCCTTGATGAGGTAGGCGACGTCCTTCAGGAGCAGCGATGCCCGTTGCTGGCGGTTCTCCGCGACGTCCATGGTCGGGCGGATCTCCGGGTTCGCCATGGCGGCATTGATGCCGGCCGCGCCTTTCACCGACACCTTCGAGGCGATCTCGTTGCGGCGGATATTGGTGAAGCGGATGGGATTCAGGACGTGGATCTCATCGATGATCCATCGGATCTGGGGCTTCCAGTAGATGGCCTCCAGGATGCCGCGCGCAGCGGAGGGCGTCATGACATCGTAGGAGACGCGCTCGACCTTCATTTCCGGTCGGCTGAAAAGGGCGTAGTCGCCGGAGACCTTGAGATGGATGCCGTAGTTCATGAGGGGTTGGTATGTCTAATAGACAAGATGTCGAGACGACGAATAGTTTTCGTCGATACACAAGCCGAAGTCTTTCGAGTAGTTCAGTTCTTTGGATATGAGCACTTGAAACTGATCGTCCCGGAGTGCCTCAAAAGCGTGGGCATTCGCTTTGCGGAGATCGGGGGAGATCTGGACCGTGTAACGCTGGAGCGAACGCAGGAGGTCTCGGTTCAAAGGTTTGAACGGATTCTTCAGTTCCTCGATCAAGCTCTCAGCTTTCTTGTCGAAGGGGATGATGACGGGCTCCTGCCAGTCCTCGATGAGCTTGAAACTCTCCACCACGGTCTTGAACTGGAATTTGAGGGGCAGTGTCTTGTCCGGCGGGAGATGGAAGTTGTCCTTGGAAAGGATGTCCTTGGAATCCCAGCGCCGCTTCTGGTGGTAGTAATACTTATCGAAGTAGCGTCGGATGGCGTCCTCCCCGAGGAGGTCCGGGTAGAGTTCGATCAATTCGCGGGCAACCTGCGCGGTCTCGCGGAAGTAGGCCTCGCCACGCTGGTCCTCGGCTTCGAAGATGTAGGTCGAACCCATGGCCAGCTTGCCATTTCGATTGCAGCGACCGGCGGCTTGCGCGATGGAGTCGAGCCCGGCGAGAGAGCGATAGACCACGGGGAAATCCACATCGACCCCGGCCTCGATGAGCTGGGTGGAGATCAGCCGCACGGGCAGCTTTTTTTCGAGCCTTTCGCGGACCTGGCGCAGGATCTCCGACCGATGCTCCGGGCACATGAGGGCGGAGAGGTGGTAGTTCCCCTCCCCGGCACCCAAAAGCCGGAAGAGTTCCTGAGCATGCTTGCGGCGGTTGACGATGCAGAGGACCTGCGGCTGATCACGAAGTCGGCCAACGAGTTCGGCGTCGGTCAGCGGACCGGAGAATGCGACCTCCACGCGCTTGAGCGCGGAGAAGAGCGAGCGCGTATCGGAGATGATTTCCCGGGTGGAACGGAGGCCGATGGGGAACTCCGTTTCATCATGGCCGATGGCGGGCTGCGTCGCGGTGCAGAGGACGGTGGTGGTGTGGTAGTGATCCGAGAGCTCCTGCAGGACACGCAGGCAGGGCCGGAGGTAATCGACCGGTAGGGTCTGTGCTTCGTCCAGGACGACGACCGATTTTGCGATGTGGTGGAGCTTCCGCGTGCGTGATGTCTTCGCGGCGAAGAGGGACTCGTAGAATTGCACCGCCGTGGTGATGATGACGGGTGCGTCCCAATTCTCAGCCGCGAGGCGGGATCTCGTGTCCTCCTTGTCCGGGGAGAGCGCGGAGTGGTGCTCGATGAGCGGGGTGAAACTCTCCGTCTGGAGCGGCGCGAGGATCTCGCGGATGACGTCGGCGTTTTGCTCGATGATCGAGGTGAAGGGGATCACGAAGATCACCCGGGTCTGCCCATGCTGGATGGCATGCCGCAGTGCGAAGCTGAGCGACGACAGCGTCTTGCCGCCGCCGGTCGGCACGGTGAGGGTGAAAATCCCGGGATCATCGGAAGCCTTCGCCCGGCAGTCCTCGACGACCTTTCGCCTTTGGAAAGCCACGGTATCGTCCGGGGAAGGCGTGCCGAAGTTGTCGATCTTCGCATCCACCAGACGAGCGATCTCTTCGAGGATGCCCTCGGGCTGGCGGTTGCGATTGCCCGCCTGCGATGGATTCATGAATGCCTCGGTGGCGAGGAAGTCGGCATCCACCAGGCACGAGAAGAGCATGCGGGTGAAGAAGGAGAGGGAGAACGCGTCTCCTTTCAGGAATGACGGAAGCTTCGGAATGCCCAGCGATCCGATATCGGACGGGATCTCGGGAATCCGGGGAAGATCGGTCTTCTTCAGCCGGGCGGCGAGGCAGGTGCCATTTGACGTAGCGTCCTGCAGTCCCGAGTGATGCCCGGAGATGGGGTAGGCGAGCAGATGGCCGAGCGCCGCGTGGAGCTTCACCGCGTATTGAGCCCCGGCCGTGGAGTGGTCGAGCTTGCCGGAGACATCGGCCTGATGCGGGTCCGCCTTTGACTTCAGGTAAGCCTGCCACTCGGGTGCGAACTTCCCCAAGTCATGGAGCAATCCGAGAAGGTATCCCCATTGCCAAGCCGCGTCGCGGTCGGGGCCGGGCGGGAACATCGCGGCGGCGAAGGCGGCGCACCAGTAGGCGACCTTGTTGGAGTGGCCGTGCTGGGGTGCAAGGGTGCGGCAGCTTTCGCAGGCTTCGCGCTGGCACTGCGTTGCGGGGTCGCTGCTGAAGGGAGTGAAGAGCGGTTCCCAAGGCAGGCCGTCGGGCGCGCTGTGGGCGTAGGGAGGGGAGTCCATGGGGAGGATACATGGACGTATTGTGAATTCGCGTGTCTTTGGCTATGCGTATGTTGATGGAATCATGTCATGAATTGTGGTAATGATGGCATGATTGATGGGGGAACTTCCCATCGGGCCGAGAGATTGAGGCCTGGGTATGTGCGGGGCGTGGCGAGATTTCGGGTGAAACCAATGAGTTATCGAATGATCGGCAGGGGTGAAGTAGCCGATCAGTTCGTGGGTCTCCGCAGGCTTTCAACAGGTGGGTGCCGGTGGGGGCTGCTGCCGAGGAGGGAGGCCCGGGGAGCCGAGGGTGGGGATGGCCGTGATATGGCTTCGCCGCACGCGGAGCGATGCGGACCACGATGGTGGGCCGCTTTGGCTCTGTGGAGCAGGCGGCGCGTGATCTTGCCTCAGCGGGTCTCGGTCAAGGGGAGCACCTTCACCGGGACGCGGGGCTTGTTGCCGTCGGCTGCGTAAATGACGTACTGCTGGAGCTTGTCGGCGCTCCTTGTGACGGTGGTGGAGAGGCAGGATTGCAGGGTGCCGTCGGCGCCGGGGTAGAGGATGGAGACGGTGGTTTCCTGCGTGCCGGCGGGCAGGCTGCGCATGATCGAGGTGCGCGGCTCGAGCTTGAGCTTCTCGGTGCCGATGACGATGCCCATGGGCTTCGCGGTCACATTGATGAATCGGCAGTCGCCCTTGCTGCGGTCGGCCTTGCCATCGGGGACGTGGATCACGCCGACCTTGTTCCAGTCCGGGCCGGTGCGCCAGATGAGGGCGAGGGTGGCCTCAGAGGTGGAAAGCGGGATCTTCGCCCATGGGCCGGAAGGCTGGCGCGTCTCCACGGAGCGGTTCTCCGGGAGCGGGAACTGGAGCGGATCCGACGCGATGCCGAGGCGGAGGCGCAGCTTGAGGTTCTCGGGCTCGCCGGACTCGGAGAGCGCGGGGACTTCCAGATTGCGCGGCGGGATGGTGCCGTCCGCGGCGGGGATTTCGTAGCGCACGCCATTCCGCACTTCCTGGCGGTATGGCGGTGGATCACCCAGCGTGAGGATGCGCAGGGAGTGCGGCGTCGGCTTGTCCTGTGCGGAAGCGAGCAGCGGCGAGAAAATGAAAAGCAACCGGAGCGTGCGGAGCATCATGCCGGGGGCTGTAAGGGGAAAGCCCGGGTCGGTTCACGATGGGGTTTGTGACAATCGCGTCGCTTTCCCGTGTTTCCTACCGTTCACTATCCCCGCGCCGCATGTCGCGACGCGGGGATAGTGACGCGAGCGTCAAGGCGTGACGACCAGGCGCAGGTAGATCGACGCAGGCACGGGGCCTTCGGAAATGGTGAGCGTGGCCTCGACTGTCTCCGGATCTTCCTCGGCAGCGGAAACGACTCGCAGCGCGATGTCTGCGGTCTGGGTGCCATTGCTTTCACCGCTGCGGTGCCATGTCTGCAGGTCGGTGGACCACTCGACATTGGCAGTCACATCGGTAGCGCTCTTCGATCGTGGGAAGCTGGCGGTGAAAGTTCCGCCTGCATCTCCCGCAGCGACCGCGCGCAGTGAGCCGAGATTGGCAGCCGCCGCGTTGTGCGTGCCATGGAAGTATTCGAGCAGGTTTGAGATGCCATCGCCATCGTCGTCGCCATCCGGGGAGGAGAGGCCCTTGTCGTGGAGGTAGGATTGCAGTGGGCGATCGTGGATCGTCGCGGTGGCATTGCCCGGCTCGCCGAGGGTGTAGGCGGCATTTGGCAGCAGGGTGACGATGATGTTCTCGGTGCCCTCCACCACGTCATCGACGAGGACATCGGTGTTGATGGTGGCGGTGAGCTGCCCCGCGGGGATCTCGATGGTGCCCGGGAGCGAGGTGTAGTCGGCACCATCCGTGGCGCTGCCCGAGGTGGCGTAGTGGACGGTCAGCGGGGCATCCGCGGCACCGCTGCGGGTGACGGTGAAGGCGATCCCGGTGTCTCCTCCGAACTCATGCCCCTCCGCATCGCTGGCCGTCACGGAGACGGCGGTGGTCACCGGCTTGAAGGGCGCGAGATTGAACGGGACGACCAGGAAACGCAGGTCCACTGCCTGGAAGGTACCGTCGAGCTGAGGCAGATCCTGGCTGAAGATGCGGAAGGAATTTCCGGAGCTGGAGTAGGAGTGGATGTTATCTCCTGCGGCACCGCTGCTCGTCGAGTCACCGGTGAGGAAGATGGCGGCACTGGCGGAGCGGATCTCCGTGCCATCGCCAAAGGTGATCTCGAAGTAATCGTTCGTCTTCGTAACGGTGGCACCCATGTCGGAGAGGCGGCCATTGAGCGGGACGAGATTGCCATTGGCGCGGATCATGCCGCTCAGCACGCCCGGCGTATCGGCCGGGATGTGGAGGAAGGAGAAGCTGCCATTCTGCGAGTCGCTGGAGTTGTCCCGCACGTCCACGATCCACTGGCTACCGTCTTTCCGGACGGAGAGCACGTTGTCGCCATCGGTGCCGCCATTGCCATTCGGGAAGGCAAGCAGATTGCCGGTCGTGGGTAGGCCGGAGATGGTGTAGAGCCCGTCGCCGACGCGGCGGACGGTGGTGCCTGCGGGGAGATTGCCGCCGAGCAGCGCACCGTCCGCGGTGATGCTGGCACCGGTCCAGCCAGCGGCATAGGGGAGGCATGCCACCGCCGTGCCTGCCGACTCCTCGGTCAGGGTGGGATTGGCGTCCGCGGCGTTCGGGTTGGAATTGTCGGAGACATTCACCCAGGCGTTGCCGGAGCCGTCGGAGTAGGGCAGCGCCACGTTGTCGATGGAGTCCACGCCGGAGTTCCCCGCGTTTTCCCAGTTCGCCGTGATGATGGCATTGGAGAGGAATTTCACCGGGCTGCCATTCACGCGGAGGACCAGGTCGCCGACATTGCTACCCGGCGAGGTGAAGGCGAGCGGAGCGGGTGATCCGGCGATCAGCGTCCATCCGGCATTGAAGCGACCGGTGGACACGGTGGAGACGTCAGGCACCACGGGCTGCGCGATGACCTGCACGGCGACGGGTGCGGAGAAGGAGGTGTTTCCTTCGTCATCGGTGGCCTTCGCGAGGATGGTGTGGCTACCCGCGGGCACGTCTTGCCAAGTGAAGGAGTACGGGGCTGTGGTTGCCTCGCCGAGCTTGGTGGTGCCGGAGAAGTACTCGACCTTCGTGATCGAGCCATCGATGTCGCTGGCCGAGGCTTCGAAGGTGAAGCTGCCCGGCTCCTCCATCGTGCTGCCATTTGCAGGCGAGGTGACCTCGACCGTCGGCGGAAATGGTACGCCGGAGGTGATGAACGAGCGGACGGGAGTCGATGCGGTGGTGGTGCCGTCGCTGACGGTGGCGTACCATTCGTAGCGCGTGCCGGGCTCCAGGTCGGGCAGTGCCAGCGATGCGGTGCCGGGCTGGACGGTCACGCTGCCGATGGGTGTGAAGGGCCCCATGCCGCCCTTGAGATTCACGTCGAGGGAAAACTGGCTGTCTTCATCCGTCTCGAAGACATCAAGCACGGGCGAGTAGGTGCTCACCTCCACACGATTGAGGGCGGGGATGAACTTCATGATCCGAAGCCAGGCATCGCCGCCATTCGAGCGGCTCTGGTAGTCGGCCAGCAGGGAGTGGACGGCGCGGCCCTCGAAGGTGTCCGTGCGGCGTCCCTCCCCGGCAATGTGGCCGCCGTGCATGAGGATCAGGTTCGGATTGTCCTTCAGCGCCTCGTAGATGGCGGCACCCAGCACGCTGAATCTCGCGGGGTTGCCCGTGTTCACCATGTGGTGGGTGATGACGATGCCGCGGCGGGCGGGGTGCGCCTTCAGCAGCGCGTCCGCCCATTCCAGATCGGCCTCATCCGGAGTGAGGTCGAATTCCAGGCTGATGACGATGAAGTCGATGCCGCCCGCGGTGAAGAGCGTGTAGTTGTTGTCCGCGCTGTGGGGCACCGAGGTGCCGCCATACCAGCTCTTGTCCGCGAAGTGATTGATGCCCGTCTCCGGGTGGACGCCGAAGTAGGTATTGAAGTTCGTGGTGGTGCCGTCCGCGTCGCCGATCGGGGTCTGGTCGTGATTGCCCACGGCCAGGATGTAAGGCACGCCATCGGGTGATCCGGTGGTCGCGGGATTCTCGAGGCGATACATCGCGTTCGATGCATTGGTCCATTGCTCAAGCGCGGTGTCGGGACGGTCGCCATGCTGGGTGATGTCGCCGAGATGGAGGACGAAGCCGATGTTCCGCGCGTCCTTCTCCGCCACGATCCAATCGGTCTGTGCGGAGAAGAGCGCAGCGCGTTGGCCACCGGTATTTTCCGAATAGAACTGCGTGTCCGGCAGCGCGACCACAGAGAAGGAACCCGTCGGGTCCACCGCGCTGACGCGGCGCGCGTGGTAGGTCACGGTGAGCGGCTCGCCATCCGCATCCGCGACGGTCGTGGTCAGCGAGGAATCCGGAGCCACTTTGATGGCCTCATCCGCAGGTGTGGAAGCGGCGATGGTCGGCGCGGAATTCGCGACCGTGGCCGAGAAGAAGGCGAAGCTGAAGACATCGTCCGTGGGAGTCTGCATGTCCTGGAGATCCGGCACCTGCGGGGCTGCTCCCAGGTCGCGGCTTTCGATGATCCAGCGCTGGTTCCCGGCGTCCCAGCCTGCGGAGACGATGTTGTCCACATTGTAGTTCACGCCACCTTCAGGGCTGACGATCAGTGTGCCGGAGTCGGCAGTGTGGCCGGGGATGCTGAGATACCAGCGTCCGGTGCTGCCCTTCGTCACGGTGAAATTCCCGCTCGCCACGTCGGTGGTGGCGTCGCCATTCACGCGGCCGAGCGCGACCAGACGACCGGCACCGACGGACGCGGCGGGCAGGTAGGCGAAGCCCACGCCGTCGTTCTCATAGGACGAGCCGTTGGCGGCATTGTCGTGGCAAAAGATGTGGAAGCTGCCGTCCGCGTTCGCGCGGGAGAGGGCGAAGTTGTCCTCGTTCTTCGCGCCGGTCACCAGCAGCACGCCGCTTTGCGAGGCGTTCGCCACCATCGGGGCGAGATCGAGGTGATATTGCCCGTTGGTTTCGGCAGGGTCTGT encodes:
- the cas8c gene encoding type I-C CRISPR-associated protein Cas8c/Csd1; this encodes MILQALNELYDRLATDPEYEIAPPGFSPQKISFRIVLRPDGSLFDISDARSPDEKGKLQNTVMLVPGEAKPPGAGINPGLLWDNQTYLLGRQPEDKPDGFGQKRFEALRQRHLEVESAINDPSFSAVCRFLEQWSPDDIARFPILNDVGTGFGIFSLQGEKRPVHEAKRIQEWWRANSEEAQDGDVESSQCLLTGVVGPVARLHPKIKGVTGSQAAGASIVSFNANAYESYGKSQSFNAPVSEEAAFQYGTALNSLLTGPRSKRHRIRIGDTTTVFWTEKPTIVEGLFADIFSGGSQALEETEDPTRRAQIQQLLEAVRSGGRYEEHGESQTPFYILGLAPNAARVSVRFFHRSTIADLVAKLHDHHECMKMVRQFTEDSGSRFPDPEFPAVWQILRETARVADEIPPLLAGALTRSIVEGVPYPEGLFSAIIRRIQADRTINYLRASTLKAVLVRNHKLPIPTMLDTANPNPAYLLGRLFSALEKTQEDALGNVNAGIRDRFYSAASATPASVFPRLLRTYQHHLSKLSGGAKVNRERLVQDILSSVDSSGFPNQLPLKQQGIFAIGYYHQRKDFFTKKDTPGTPEENA
- the cas5c gene encoding type I-C CRISPR-associated protein Cas5c yields the protein MNYGIHLKVSGDYALFSRPEMKVERVSYDVMTPSAARGILEAIYWKPQIRWIIDEIHVLNPIRFTNIRRNEIASKVSVKGAAGINAAMANPEIRPTMDVAENRQQRASLLLKDVAYLIKAHVLVLDLRLEKDDAPSPENEAVGKHLDMFKRRARKGQAFHQPYFGCREFPVRFELIENEADLPAPDASLLGEKDLGFMLHDIEFDQERSTKKVRSTTPHFFRASMSDGIIRIPELPFPAKA
- a CDS encoding Ig-like domain-containing protein; this encodes MKPGLIISLSASLSCASFAVEVGSLRVTQLANNNNIIDSANPGVSIVKAPGSTAGGNFLGTSNRGDYTMDFGRGRDMENGILLSSIAQLTRNDSATGGPAPGEFFATSSFGFEEDTGKYWIAIHAALHGDNIEANHDVSYAYLPYDIYPGGFATNDVNNGPLTRFIGTQGLQLGVNLTDPAETNGQYHLDLAPMVANASQSGVLLVTGAKNEDNFALSRANADGSFHIFCHDNAANGSSYENDGVGFAYLPAASVGAGRLVALGRVNGDATTDVASGNFTVTKGSTGRWYLSIPGHTADSGTLIVSPEGGVNYNVDNIVSAGWDAGNQRWIIESRDLGAAPQVPDLQDMQTPTDDVFSFAFFSATVANSAPTIAASTPADEAIKVAPDSSLTTTVADADGEPLTVTYHARRVSAVDPTGSFSVVALPDTQFYSENTGGQRAALFSAQTDWIVAEKDARNIGFVLHLGDITQHGDRPDTALEQWTNASNAMYRLENPATTGSPDGVPYILAVGNHDQTPIGDADGTTTNFNTYFGVHPETGINHFADKSWYGGTSVPHSADNNYTLFTAGGIDFIVISLEFDLTPDEADLEWADALLKAHPARRGIVITHHMVNTGNPARFSVLGAAIYEALKDNPNLILMHGGHIAGEGRRTDTFEGRAVHSLLADYQSRSNGGDAWLRIMKFIPALNRVEVSTYSPVLDVFETDEDSQFSLDVNLKGGMGPFTPIGSVTVQPGTASLALPDLEPGTRYEWYATVSDGTTTASTPVRSFITSGVPFPPTVEVTSPANGSTMEEPGSFTFEASASDIDGSITKVEYFSGTTKLGEATTAPYSFTWQDVPAGSHTILAKATDDEGNTSFSAPVAVQVIAQPVVPDVSTVSTGRFNAGWTLIAGSPAPLAFTSPGSNVGDLVLRVNGSPVKFLSNAIITANWENAGNSGVDSIDNVALPYSDGSGNAWVNVSDNSNPNAADANPTLTEESAGTAVACLPYAAGWTGASITADGALLGGNLPAGTTVRRVGDGLYTISGLPTTGNLLAFPNGNGGTDGDNVLSVRKDGSQWIVDVRDNSSDSQNGSFSFLHIPADTPGVLSGMIRANGNLVPLNGRLSDMGATVTKTNDYFEITFGDGTEIRSASAAIFLTGDSTSSGAAGDNIHSYSSSGNSFRIFSQDLPQLDGTFQAVDLRFLVVPFNLAPFKPVTTAVSVTASDAEGHEFGGDTGIAFTVTRSGAADAPLTVHYATSGSATDGADYTSLPGTIEIPAGQLTATINTDVLVDDVVEGTENIIVTLLPNAAYTLGEPGNATATIHDRPLQSYLHDKGLSSPDGDDDGDGISNLLEYFHGTHNAAAANLGSLRAVAAGDAGGTFTASFPRSKSATDVTANVEWSTDLQTWHRSGESNGTQTADIALRVVSAAEEDPETVEATLTISEGPVPASIYLRLVVTP
- a CDS encoding CRISPR-associated endonuclease Cas3'', whose amino-acid sequence is MDSPPYAHSAPDGLPWEPLFTPFSSDPATQCQREACESCRTLAPQHGHSNKVAYWCAAFAAAMFPPGPDRDAAWQWGYLLGLLHDLGKFAPEWQAYLKSKADPHQADVSGKLDHSTAGAQYAVKLHAALGHLLAYPISGHHSGLQDATSNGTCLAARLKKTDLPRIPEIPSDIGSLGIPKLPSFLKGDAFSLSFFTRMLFSCLVDADFLATEAFMNPSQAGNRNRQPEGILEEIARLVDAKIDNFGTPSPDDTVAFQRRKVVEDCRAKASDDPGIFTLTVPTGGGKTLSSLSFALRHAIQHGQTRVIFVIPFTSIIEQNADVIREILAPLQTESFTPLIEHHSALSPDKEDTRSRLAAENWDAPVIITTAVQFYESLFAAKTSRTRKLHHIAKSVVVLDEAQTLPVDYLRPCLRVLQELSDHYHTTTVLCTATQPAIGHDETEFPIGLRSTREIISDTRSLFSALKRVEVAFSGPLTDAELVGRLRDQPQVLCIVNRRKHAQELFRLLGAGEGNYHLSALMCPEHRSEILRQVRERLEKKLPVRLISTQLIEAGVDVDFPVVYRSLAGLDSIAQAAGRCNRNGKLAMGSTYIFEAEDQRGEAYFRETAQVARELIELYPDLLGEDAIRRYFDKYYYHQKRRWDSKDILSKDNFHLPPDKTLPLKFQFKTVVESFKLIEDWQEPVIIPFDKKAESLIEELKNPFKPLNRDLLRSLQRYTVQISPDLRKANAHAFEALRDDQFQVLISKELNYSKDFGLCIDENYSSSRHLVY